A region from the Mesorhizobium sp. J8 genome encodes:
- a CDS encoding Ig-like domain-containing protein, translating into MTTNIEFDAVSNSWDEHTSTAENHISGVQVAQATTGQAASEPVPVDVGSGAPAANQPAADANAPAANAPASNAAQGNAPAGNAPANAAVANVPHEYHAEAGNVVKLPANVSIDNIKVDGHNLVLVQPDGSEIVIKDGALNVPTFILGDVEVPRVALIAALEASHVDVAFGADGSISAGGNGSPSSAGGNFEQPAGGIGDGFGLTALLPPTDLAFGQPEHRELFPGLEPNHTPTILDLTPSVEGGDTTVDEKGLETAGATGSGEAGTDAAVDNDPSEHNTGTFTINSPDGIKTLTINGTDISGAALANSANVHVNVTTPLGTLTITGYDAATGQVSYTYTLEHSDQHPDGNGTNSAFDNITVTVTDGNGDVSLPGTLSVQIVDDVPTAHNDTDTILAGQYGAANAATGNVITGAGTLEGTTNADVQGADGAHVSNIASNNVPANSSSVATDGSDATVNGQYGMLTIHADGSYSYVRNAGTPGGVEDKFTYTLTDGDNDSTTATLTVQIGDSTPTVSIPAAGGDHTTVYEAGLPARSGEPAGSGEIADGNPNNNSNSSETTSGTIGFTSADGLSAISLGGHALTTASQTFPEETLANGTKGQLTAWYDYSAATGTGTIHYTFTLTDNTSGDNTNASFAVVVKDADGEAAPAGNLVINVVDDVPTAHNDTDTILAGQYGAANAATGNVITGAGTLEGTTNADVQGADGAHVSNIASNNVPANSSSVATDGSDATVNGQYGMLTIHADGSYSYVRNAGTPGGVEDKFTYTLTDGDNDSTTATLTVQIGDSTPTVSIPAAGGDHTTVYEAGLPARSGEPAGSGEIADGNPNNNSNSSETTSGTIGFTSADGLSAISLGGHALTTASQTFPEETLANGTKGQLTAWYDYSAATGTGTIHYTFTLTDNTSGDNTNASFAVVVKDADGEAAPAGNLVINVVDDVPTAHNDTDTILAGQYGAANAATGNVITGAGTLEGTTNADVQGADGAHVSNIASNNVPANSSSVATDGSDATVNGQYGMLTIHADGSYSYVRNAGTPGGVEDKFTYTLTDGDNDSTTATLTVQIGDSTPTVSIPAAGGDHTTVYEAGLPARSGEPAGSGEIADGNPNNNSNSSETTSGTIGFTSADGLSAISLGGHALTTASQTFPEETLANGTKGQLTAWYDYSAATGTGTIHYTFTLTDNTSGDNTNASFAVVVKDADGEAAPAGNLVINVVDDVPTAHNDTDTILAGQYGAANAATGNVITGAGTLEGTTNADVQGADGAHVSNIASNNVPANSSSVATDGSDATVNGQYGMLTIHADGSYSYVRNAGTPGGVEDKFTYTLTDGDNDSTTATLTVQIGDSTPTVSIPAAGGDHTTVYEAGLPARSGEPAGSGEIADGNPNNNSNSSETTSGTIGFTSADGLSAISLGGHALTTASQTFPEETLANGTKGQLTAWYDYSAATGTGTIHYTFTLTDNTSGDNTNASFAVVVKDADGEAAPAGNLVINVVDDVPTAHNDTDTILAGQYGAANAATGNVITGAGTLEGTTNADVQGADGAHVSNIASNNVPANSSSVATDGSDATVNGQYGMLTIHADGSYSYVRNAGTPGGVEDKFTYTLTDGDNDSTTATLTVQIGDSTPTVSIPAAGGDHTTVYEAGLPARSGEPAGSGEIADGNPNNNSNSSETTSGTIGFTSADGLSAISLGGHALTTASQTFPEETLANGTKGQLTAWYDYSAATGTGTIHYTFTLTDNTSGDNTNASFAVVVKDADGEAAPAGNLVINVVDDVPTAHNDTDTILAGQYGAANAATGNVITGAGTLEGTTNADVQGADGAHVSNIASNNVPANSSSVATDGSDATVNGQYGMLTIHADGSYSYVRNAGTPGGVEDKFTYTLTDGDNDSTTATLTVQIGDSTPTVSIPAAGGDHTTVYEAGLPARSGEPAGSGEIADGNPNNNSNSSETTSGTIGFTSADGLSAISLGGHALTTASQTFPEETLANGTKGQLTAWYDYSAATGTGTIHYTFTLTDNTSGDNTNASFAVVVKDADGEAAPAGNLVINVVDDVPTAHNDTDTILAGQYGAANAATGNVITGAGTLEGTTNADVQGADGAHVSNIASNNVPANSSSVATDGSDATVNGQYGMLTIHADGSYSYVRNAGTPGGVEDKFTYTLTDGDNDSTTATLTVQIGDSTPHITNLMSSADGGDATVYEAGLAARNGEPAGSGELAASGGNGNLDPSEAANGDFTITSGDGVKSLVINGVTVIQNGALTGTLSVTTPGGNTLTVTGYDANTGKVSYTYTLLDNEQHATGNGNNALFDNLTVTLTDQDNETDTGTLSIKIVDDVPTLGPIDHGVVSDQAGIVLNGSLHLVAGADGISSLTISGTLPSNLTLDGTHHLLYQTVGSTLTAYADMNNSGTVDSGDTKVFTLNANAGTGTYEFDLLQPLTTMNSVSGSTSHGVGPSQEQALVSGTTAVALLSSSTGVNGSTAGWGAGNNNNFDAGENMRFDFTGTHSPAPIAGFNPSAPQYANFEFSNYKSGDQVTYTIHYTDNTTSGTVTFDPSQYADATHELQLGQAGKLIDYIDFVDVKGSGKVDLAGVASVSNVSQDLSFNVTATDHDGDTATGALTLHIEGGSTLAGTTLNDVLVGGAGNDILSGGGGTNTMTGGAGADTFKLDHLDIKDLITDYSGAGPGGQGDKIDLTALFDMAPGGNINTYVHYDANTKTLGVDVNGGSNFVDVAVLQNQPAAGTINILYDDTNHVQHPVTI; encoded by the coding sequence GGGCACTGACGCCGCAGTCGACAACGACCCCTCCGAGCACAACACCGGTACCTTCACCATCAACTCGCCAGATGGCATCAAGACGCTGACCATCAACGGCACCGATATCTCGGGCGCAGCCCTTGCCAACAGTGCCAACGTGCATGTCAACGTCACCACGCCGCTCGGCACGCTGACCATCACCGGATACGACGCCGCCACCGGCCAGGTGAGTTATACCTACACGCTAGAGCACAGCGATCAGCATCCGGACGGCAACGGAACCAATTCCGCCTTCGACAACATCACGGTGACGGTCACCGACGGCAACGGCGACGTCTCGCTTCCCGGCACGCTCTCGGTGCAGATCGTGGACGATGTGCCGACGGCGCACAATGATACGGATACGATCTTGGCCGGCCAGTACGGCGCAGCCAATGCGGCGACCGGCAACGTGATCACCGGCGCGGGCACGCTCGAAGGTACGACCAACGCCGACGTGCAGGGCGCGGACGGAGCGCATGTGAGCAACATCGCCAGCAACAACGTGCCGGCCAACAGCTCGTCGGTCGCCACCGACGGCAGCGACGCGACGGTCAACGGCCAGTACGGCATGCTGACGATCCACGCCGATGGCTCCTACAGCTATGTGCGCAATGCCGGCACGCCCGGTGGCGTCGAAGACAAGTTCACCTACACGCTGACCGATGGCGACAACGACAGCACGACCGCCACGTTGACGGTCCAGATCGGCGACTCCACGCCGACCGTCTCCATCCCGGCGGCGGGCGGCGACCACACCACCGTCTATGAAGCCGGCCTGCCGGCCCGCAGCGGCGAACCGGCCGGCTCCGGCGAGATCGCCGACGGCAATCCCAACAACAACTCCAACAGCTCCGAGACCACCTCGGGCACCATCGGCTTCACCTCGGCGGACGGCCTGTCGGCGATCTCGCTCGGCGGCCATGCGCTGACCACGGCCTCGCAGACCTTCCCCGAAGAGACGCTGGCCAACGGCACCAAGGGCCAATTGACGGCCTGGTACGACTACAGCGCCGCCACCGGCACCGGCACCATCCACTACACTTTCACCCTCACCGACAACACCTCGGGCGACAACACCAACGCCTCCTTCGCTGTCGTGGTCAAGGATGCCGATGGCGAAGCCGCGCCTGCCGGCAACCTGGTCATCAACGTCGTCGACGATGTGCCGACGGCGCACAATGATACGGATACGATCTTGGCCGGCCAGTACGGCGCAGCCAATGCGGCGACCGGCAACGTGATCACCGGCGCGGGCACGCTCGAAGGTACGACCAACGCCGACGTGCAGGGCGCGGACGGGGCGCATGTGAGCAACATCGCCAGCAACAACGTGCCGGCCAACAGCTCGTCGGTCGCCACCGACGGCAGCGACGCGACGGTCAACGGCCAGTACGGCATGCTGACGATCCACGCCGATGGCTCCTACAGCTATGTGCGCAATGCCGGCACGCCCGGTGGCGTCGAAGACAAGTTCACCTACACGCTGACCGATGGCGACAACGACAGCACGACCGCCACGTTGACGGTCCAGATCGGCGACTCCACGCCGACCGTCTCCATCCCGGCGGCGGGCGGCGACCACACCACCGTCTATGAAGCCGGCCTGCCGGCCCGCAGCGGCGAACCGGCCGGCTCCGGCGAGATCGCCGACGGCAATCCCAACAACAACTCCAACAGCTCCGAGACCACCTCGGGCACCATCGGCTTCACCTCGGCGGACGGCCTGTCGGCGATCTCGCTCGGCGGCCATGCGCTGACCACGGCCTCGCAGACCTTCCCCGAAGAGACGCTGGCCAACGGCACCAAGGGCCAATTGACGGCCTGGTACGACTACAGCGCCGCCACCGGCACCGGCACCATCCACTACACTTTCACCCTCACCGACAACACCTCGGGCGACAACACCAACGCCTCCTTCGCTGTCGTGGTCAAGGATGCCGATGGCGAAGCCGCGCCTGCCGGCAACCTGGTCATCAACGTCGTCGACGATGTGCCGACGGCGCACAATGATACGGATACGATCTTGGCCGGCCAGTACGGCGCAGCCAATGCGGCGACCGGCAACGTGATCACCGGCGCGGGCACGCTCGAAGGTACGACCAACGCCGACGTGCAGGGCGCGGACGGAGCGCATGTGAGCAACATCGCCAGCAACAACGTGCCGGCCAACAGCTCGTCGGTCGCCACCGACGGCAGCGACGCGACGGTCAACGGCCAGTACGGCATGCTGACGATCCACGCCGATGGCTCCTACAGCTATGTGCGCAATGCCGGCACGCCCGGTGGCGTCGAAGACAAGTTCACCTACACGCTGACCGATGGCGACAACGACAGCACGACCGCCACGTTGACGGTCCAGATCGGCGACTCCACGCCGACCGTCTCCATCCCGGCGGCGGGCGGCGACCACACCACCGTCTATGAAGCCGGCCTGCCGGCCCGCAGCGGCGAACCGGCCGGCTCCGGCGAGATCGCCGACGGCAATCCCAACAACAACTCCAACAGCTCCGAGACCACCTCGGGCACCATCGGCTTCACCTCGGCGGACGGCCTGTCGGCGATCTCGCTCGGCGGCCATGCGCTGACCACGGCCTCGCAGACCTTCCCCGAAGAGACGCTGGCCAACGGCACCAAGGGCCAATTGACGGCCTGGTACGACTACAGCGCCGCCACCGGCACCGGCACCATCCACTACACTTTCACCCTCACCGACAACACCTCGGGCGACAACACCAACGCCTCCTTCGCTGTCGTGGTCAAGGATGCCGATGGCGAAGCCGCGCCTGCCGGCAACCTGGTCATCAACGTCGTCGACGATGTGCCGACGGCGCACAATGATACGGATACGATCTTGGCCGGCCAGTACGGCGCAGCCAATGCGGCGACCGGCAACGTGATCACCGGCGCGGGCACGCTCGAAGGTACGACCAACGCCGACGTGCAGGGCGCGGACGGGGCGCATGTGAGCAACATCGCCAGCAACAACGTGCCGGCCAACAGCTCGTCGGTCGCCACCGACGGCAGCGACGCGACGGTCAACGGCCAGTACGGCATGCTGACGATCCACGCCGATGGCTCCTACAGCTATGTGCGCAATGCCGGCACGCCCGGTGGCGTCGAAGACAAGTTCACCTACACGCTGACCGATGGCGACAACGACAGCACGACCGCCACGTTGACGGTCCAGATCGGCGACTCCACGCCGACCGTCTCCATCCCGGCGGCGGGCGGCGACCACACCACCGTCTATGAAGCCGGCCTGCCGGCCCGCAGCGGCGAACCGGCCGGCTCCGGCGAGATCGCCGACGGCAATCCCAACAACAACTCCAACAGCTCCGAGACCACCTCGGGCACCATCGGCTTCACCTCGGCGGACGGCCTGTCGGCGATCTCGCTCGGCGGCCATGCGCTGACCACGGCCTCGCAGACCTTCCCCGAAGAGACGCTGGCCAACGGCACCAAGGGCCAATTGACGGCCTGGTACGACTACAGCGCCGCCACCGGCACCGGCACCATCCACTACACTTTCACCCTCACCGACAACACCTCGGGCGACAACACCAACGCCTCCTTCGCTGTCGTGGTCAAGGATGCCGATGGCGAAGCCGCGCCTGCCGGCAACCTGGTCATCAACGTCGTGGACGATGTGCCGACGGCGCACAATGATACGGATACGATCTTGGCCGGCCAGTACGGCGCAGCCAATGCGGCGACCGGCAACGTGATCACCGGCGCGGGCACGCTCGAAGGTACGACCAACGCCGACGTGCAGGGCGCGGACGGGGCGCATGTGAGCAACATCGCCAGCAACAACGTGCCGGCCAACAGCTCGTCGGTCGCCACCGACGGCAGCGACGCGACGGTCAACGGCCAGTACGGCATGCTGACGATCCACGCCGATGGCTCCTACAGCTATGTGCGCAATGCCGGCACGCCCGGTGGCGTCGAAGACAAGTTCACCTACACGCTGACCGATGGCGACAACGACAGCACGACCGCCACGTTGACGGTCCAGATCGGCGACTCCACGCCGACCGTCTCCATCCCGGCGGCGGGCGGCGACCACACCACCGTCTATGAAGCCGGCCTGCCGGCCCGCAGCGGCGAACCGGCCGGCTCCGGCGAGATCGCCGACGGCAATCCCAACAACAACTCCAACAGCTCCGAGACCACCTCGGGCACCATCGGCTTCACCTCGGCGGACGGCCTGTCGGCGATCTCGCTCGGCGGCCATGCGCTGACCACGGCCTCGCAGACCTTCCCCGAAGAGACGCTGGCCAACGGCACCAAGGGCCAATTGACGGCCTGGTACGACTACAGCGCCGCCACCGGCACCGGCACCATCCACTACACTTTCACCCTCACCGACAACACCTCGGGCGACAACACCAACGCCTCCTTCGCTGTCGTGGTCAAGGATGCCGATGGCGAAGCCGCGCCTGCCGGCAACCTGGTCATCAACGTCGTCGACGATGTGCCGACGGCGCACAATGATACGGATACGATCTTGGCCGGCCAGTACGGCGCAGCCAATGCGGCGACCGGCAACGTGATCACCGGCGCGGGCACGCTCGAAGGTACGACCAACGCCGACGTGCAGGGCGCGGACGGGGCGCATGTGAGCAACATCGCCAGCAACAACGTGCCGGCCAACAGCTCGTCGGTCGCCACCGACGGCAGCGACGCGACGGTCAACGGCCAGTACGGCATGCTGACGATCCACGCCGATGGCTCCTACAGCTATGTGCGCAATGCCGGCACGCCCGGTGGCGTCGAAGACAAGTTCACCTACACGCTGACCGATGGCGACAACGACAGCACGACCGCCACGTTGACGGTCCAGATCGGCGACTCCACGCCGACCGTCTCCATCCCGGCGGCGGGCGGCGACCACACCACCGTCTATGAAGCCGGCCTGCCGGCCCGCAGCGGCGAACCGGCCGGCTCCGGCGAGATCGCCGACGGCAATCCCAACAACAACTCCAACAGCTCCGAGACCACCTCGGGCACCATCGGCTTCACCTCGGCGGACGGCCTGTCGGCGATCTCGCTCGGCGGCCATGCGCTGACCACGGCCTCGCAGACCTTCCCCGAAGAGACGCTGGCCAACGGCACCAAGGGCCAATTGACGGCCTGGTACGACTACAGCGCCGCCACCGGCACCGGCACCATCCACTACACTTTCACCCTCACCGACAACACCTCGGGCGACAACACCAACGCCTCCTTCGCTGTCGTGGTCAAGGATGCCGATGGCGAAGCCGCGCCTGCCGGCAACCTGGTCATCAACGTCGTCGACGATGTGCCGACGGCGCACAATGATACGGATACGATCTTGGCCGGCCAGTACGGCGCAGCCAATGCGGCGACCGGCAACGTGATCACCGGCGCGGGCACGCTCGAAGGTACGACCAACGCCGACGTGCAGGGCGCGGACGGAGCGCATGTGAGCAACATCGCCAGCAACAACGTGCCGGCCAACAGCTCGTCGGTCGCCACCGACGGCAGCGACGCGACGGTCAACGGCCAGTACGGCATGCTGACGATCCACGCCGATGGCTCCTACAGCTATGTGCGCAATGCCGGCACGCCCGGTGGCGTCGAAGACAAGTTCACCTACACGCTGACCGATGGCGACAACGACAGCACGACCGCCACGTTGACGGTCCAGATCGGCGACTCCACGCCGCATATCACCAACCTTATGTCTTCGGCTGATGGCGGCGACGCCACGGTCTACGAGGCGGGCCTTGCGGCTCGTAATGGCGAACCTGCCGGCTCGGGCGAGCTCGCCGCCAGCGGCGGCAACGGCAACCTCGACCCAAGCGAGGCGGCAAACGGCGACTTCACGATCACGTCGGGCGACGGCGTCAAGTCGCTCGTCATCAACGGCGTGACCGTCATCCAGAACGGCGCCCTCACCGGCACACTCTCGGTCACGACGCCGGGAGGCAACACGCTGACCGTCACCGGCTATGACGCCAACACCGGCAAGGTGAGCTACACCTACACCCTTCTCGACAACGAGCAGCACGCCACCGGCAACGGTAACAACGCACTGTTCGACAACCTCACCGTCACGCTGACCGACCAGGACAACGAAACCGATACCGGCACGCTGTCGATCAAGATCGTCGACGACGTGCCAACCTTGGGGCCGATCGACCATGGCGTCGTGTCCGACCAGGCCGGGATCGTGCTGAATGGCTCACTGCATCTGGTGGCGGGAGCGGACGGGATTTCGTCGCTGACGATCTCCGGCACCCTGCCGTCGAACCTGACGCTCGATGGCACACATCATCTCCTCTACCAGACGGTCGGCAGCACGCTGACGGCTTATGCCGATATGAACAATAGCGGCACCGTCGACAGTGGTGACACGAAAGTGTTCACGCTCAACGCCAATGCAGGTACCGGAACCTATGAGTTCGATCTCCTGCAGCCGCTAACGACGATGAACAGTGTTTCCGGCTCGACGTCACATGGCGTCGGTCCAAGTCAGGAGCAAGCGCTGGTTTCTGGGACGACAGCCGTCGCGCTACTCTCCTCGTCGACCGGCGTCAATGGTTCGACGGCCGGTTGGGGCGCGGGCAACAACAACAACTTCGATGCCGGCGAAAACATGCGCTTCGATTTCACCGGAACGCATTCCCCAGCGCCTATCGCCGGCTTCAATCCTTCGGCGCCGCAATATGCAAATTTCGAGTTCTCGAACTATAAGTCCGGCGACCAGGTAACGTACACGATCCACTATACGGATAATACGACGAGCGGCACCGTCACTTTCGATCCATCGCAATATGCTGACGCGACGCACGAGTTGCAGCTTGGCCAAGCAGGGAAACTGATCGATTACATCGATTTCGTCGATGTTAAGGGTAGCGGAAAAGTGGATCTGGCGGGCGTAGCCTCAGTCAGCAACGTTTCCCAAGATCTCTCCTTCAACGTCACGGCAACCGACCACGATGGCGATACCGCGACAGGTGCGCTAACCCTTCATATCGAGGGTGGAAGCACGCTTGCAGGCACAACGCTGAATGATGTCCTCGTCGGCGGCGCTGGTAACGACATCCTGAGCGGCGGCGGCGGGACGAATACCATGACCGGCGGCGCAGGCGCCGACACGTTCAAGCTTGACCACCTCGATATCAAGGATCTGATCACCGACTACAGTGGCGCCGGCCCTGGTGGCCAGGGTGACAAGATCGATCTGACCGCGCTATTCGATATGGCACCGGGCGGCAATATAAATACATATGTGCATTATGATGCGAACACGAAGACGCTTGGCGTCGATGTCAACGGCGGCTCCAACTTCGTGGATGTCGCCGTGCTGCAGAACCAGCCGGCTGCCGGTACGATCAACATCCTCTATGATGACACAAACCATGTTCAGCATCCTGTCACCATTTAG